In Geotrypetes seraphini chromosome 11, aGeoSer1.1, whole genome shotgun sequence, the genomic window CTCTTTTTACCATGAATGGGCAGCCCATTGTAGAGTTTCAGGGCATCCACAAATTGTAAATGTGATATAACCTCTGAATTGTTGGCATCTTTCAGAGTAAGGCTAAACCCCATAGCCCAAGGAGTTAATAAGAATACTCAGTGGATTAAGTACCAATCTCCCTGCAATATGCCTCGCTGAATTCTGTGGTTAGGAATGACAAATTGTGCGGTTTGCCGCATTTTCATTACTATATGGCCTTCTTGTCCAAATTTGtgtaaatatagggctccttttactaaggtgcgctagcgtttttagcgcacgcacaagattagtgcgcgctatagcgcgcgctagctgaaaaattaccacctgcttaaaaggaggcggtagcggctagcacgaggcaatttagcgtgcgctattctgcgcgttaaggccctatcgcacctttgtaaaaggagcccatagtggtatAATAATTCTGCCTATAAAGCagagggggtctcaaagtcccttcttgagggccgcaatccagtcgggttttcaggatttccccaatgaatatgcatgagatctatgtgcatgcactgctttcattgcatattcattggggaaatcctgaaaacccgactggattgcggccctcaaggagggactttgcgaTCCCTGCTATAAAGCAACTGATGGTGCTTTTCATGAATGGAACTACTGTACAGTTAGCcacaaataaaaatatattctGGGTActgttagaacaggggtgtccaatgtcggtcctcgagggccgcaatccagtcgggttttcaggatttccccaatgaatatgcatgagatctattagcatacaatgaaagcagtgaatgcaaatagacctcatgtatattcattggggaaatcctgaaaatccgactggactgcggccctcgaggaccgacattggacacccctgtgttagaATCACCAAACAACTTCTAGCAATTATAAACATCTGAATTTTAACTGTCTGAGCATTGCTCTGAGGCAACTTACTGGTTGATATTCCAAGCAATTTATGCAGTCAGCTTCCTAGCCGGTTAAATCACTTGTGTCCACCGATATTTAGTGGCACTTAACcgattagtgccactgaatatcagcactaatCGCTAATTCTGTAGTCAGCAATTTTCTGGGTGGttcaggggtggagtcagcacttaagTAGTTAAATGCCAATATTTAGCATTTAACTGCCTAAGTTAAGCTGCTAAATTGGACCATGTAAAACCCAGTCATATCTTTATCTGGCTCCGcttaggcagttaagtgctgaataccgTCCTTAACTGCATCAGAGCTAATCAGATGCACTAATATTTGATGACTGGacatggcccggcattgaatatcgggACATAAAACTGATGGCAGCTAAAGAAATGTTCACCACCATCAGCTGAATATTTACCTCTTAGAATAATAtccttcttcttagttatttgCATGAGCTCAAAGACCAAACTAGCTTTCAAGGCTTTAATTATTACACCATGGATCTTACCCCTTTTGCATATTTTCCTGAACATGAACAAGAGCAGTAAGGTCAGTGATATCCTTCATAGTTTTGGCCTTGAATGGATCAATAGTGAATTTTTCAATGGACCGCCTCAGAAGCTCATGCTCCCCTGTTTCTTGCAACGACTCCAAAAGTTTGACTGTGTCACTGAGAGGAGCTCTGCAAATTTGCAAAATATCAGACCATGTAGCATATTGTTTATGGTTATAACTCCTAATTACTAGTGTATGTGAATGCAACTTTAAAAAGGTGTAAACTaaatccaaatgaaaaaaataaataataaatacatcaaaTAGAGCTGTTCTAATTTAAGCTTATTTTATTTTAGGCTAGAATTACTGTGAGCTAAGGCATAATCATTAATGCAAGCTATGAGTAAATAAATCCCATTGCACAAAAAGGGACATGTGTTAATAACATACGTTAATGCATGTTAGTCGATGCTAACGTGGAAATGCATTTTAATAAATCTAACCTTTTACATACTCTCAATATCAGGGGTACCTAAAAgttcgatcgcaaaggcaatgcgagtcaatcGCGGAGCTCATCCCGGGCtcccgtgatagactcgcgttgccttcacgtTCTACCTGCATACCGACCCCGTAAATAGGATGCAGAAGCTctgggccgaccagccttcctctccccgatgtcgctgcctggctggcccagaacttcctctccgacgtcagaattgatgtcagggagaggaaggctggttgGCCCGGAGCTTctgcgtcgggaagcagggaaagcttggggcggtggtggcttgggggcctgttccccgatagcggcggcagtggcttgggggaaggcaggaagaaagaaagaaaggggggcaggcagggagacagaaagaaaggggatggggcagggagagaggaagaaaaagttgggggagggaatgaggtctggaggagaggaagcatacagtatgctgaaagaagggaagaaatattggatgcacagtcagaagaaagtgcaaccagagactcacgaaatcaccagacaacaaaggtaggaaaaatgattttattttcagtttagtgatcaaaatgtgtccgttttgagaatttatatctgctgtctatattttgaactatggcccccttttactaaaccgcaatagcggtttttagcgcaggaagcctatgagcattgagagcagtgcggggcattcagcgcagctccctgcactaaaaactgctatcgcggtttagtaaaaagggaggggggtatatttgtctatttttgtctagttgttactgaggtgacattgcatagagtcatctgccttgacctctttgaaaaaaccccagaatataaatgataattaacattttctctgcgtacagtgtgctttgtgtttttaaaaattttattgttggtagatcattttgatttggtcattttaaaagtggctctcacaagcccaaaaagtgtgggcacccctactCAATATCATTAAATCTGCTTATTGAACCAGCACCATAACTAGGCAGTTTAGCCATATTATTTGAATCTTCCCCATCCTGCTCAATTCTCAGCCTCCTACCTCCTCCTCTCTATCCCTTTCCTATGTTCCCAATGGTCCTTcattccccacccaaaatatcATCCCTTAGCCTCAACCCTGATCCCTGCAGTGGTCCTCAAGCCCTCACTAGAACCCATCACTTAgtctcccttttctctccccttcGCCGACCCTCAGTAATCCTGTCCCTAGTCCTCCTTAATATGGCAGCCACATAGCATCTCCCTCTGCTGTGGGGAATGAGGTAGAAGCACAGGAGGTTATCCTATGCTTACTTCCTatgagggaagagggcaggggtgaAAGAAATGCACAacattgatcgatggaatggtcttccacaccaagtagtcgaggccagtaacatgCTCGACATCAAGAGACGTTGGGACAAACAAGTGGAGTTActagagttatgcttaaaagatggattctcatggGAGAGGGGATTCTAGAGTGGGCAAATTtgctgagggagggttcttgagtgggcagacttgttgggccgccggcccttttctgccatcatactctatgtttctatgtaacatgctatttaattttggaggggtggggcagggacgTGGTCCAGATACATGCAACATAATCTCTGCTCCTTGAGGGTCCTATGTGTTATCATTTTCCCTCATGGAGGATAGAATCTATCTATATCACCTTGAGTTGCACTACTGAGGGCACACTTTGATGGTAGCAGCTgtgccctccccccaaaaaagttttGCATCCTAGGCAGCTGTCCTTTTAATGATTCTGCGTTAAACAATAGCCCAATAATGATTTGAATAAGTCATCCCCATTTTAAAGTTTAGTTTTGCCATCATCTCTGCCTGTACTctcctaaaaaaaagaaaataccccatGCAATAACATAAGATTATGTGATAACAAGAATGCGCTCTATGCAAATTAAGATCCTATTTTAATAAAAGGATTTGCTGCTAGGtataaaaatggggaaaaaactACTAGAAACAAGGTTCAATTTCTATTTCCCTATAAAAATGCATGCAAAACTACTAACCTGAATAATACAACGTTGTCAACATTTACCAACTGTTTTAATCCATAGAGGTCAATGACACTATTTCTTAAATCTAAAGAAAATTTCTTTGTAGaactttttaaaatgtattgCAGCACAAAGACATCAGGTGGTGTGAGCCGTGTAGCCAGAAATACAAGTTCTGCAGGGAGTGTAGAAGCCAGATGTTGGATGAGGTGTCTGTTTTGTGTTTCATACACACAATGGCACAACTCAAGCAACTTGGATGGGCCGAGTTCAGTTGTCTCCAATTCTCTCAAGTATTTTGACACAATTTTTTGCTTCCTGGTTATGATGCTCTTGATATTGCTTTTCGAGCTAAAATTTAGGTACAACTCAATCTTCAGGAACAGGAGCCCACTTAAGAATCTACGGACCATGTCTTGCCAGCTATCTTGGGGTCTTTTCTTTCTGGCTTCTAAGGAAATGTATTTCATGAAGTTTTTGTCCTTAACATCTGTTGACAATGTTAGATGCAGTGCCCCCCAAAATGTCTGAGCAACGGAGTTACAAAACACCCCCCCAAGTTCTTTACAACCGTTTTCTGGATGAGTACAAAATGGCAGCATAAAACCATATTTCAAAGCAAAGTCCTTAACTTCCTCAGAGGGAAACTGGTTGTATCTCAAGATCTGTTGATGCTTTTGACCAAAGGTCAAGGCTATGCGGGCTAGCTTGGCAATGCATTGCTGATTTCCTACTTGGTCACTGGTAGGATTCGCTGTAGTATCAACCAATGTCTGCTGAAGGTCCTTTAAAAATAGGCTGGTTAAAGTTACTGGCAGTTTTTGGTCTGCATGAAACTTATTCTTGCAAAGACAACAGATCAGGTTGCATAGAAATGGGTTAAAACAATAACTAAACAGATATTGGCATTCTTTGATCAGTTTCACTGCATGTGTACAATGAGGCgacattttaaaatgtttttcaaaGTACTCTTCAATTTGGGGTGGAGAAAACCCAATCGTTTCAACAATTTTGTCCACCCTGGCCAGGTAATGACTGAacttatcttttggcatggctgTTATTAGTATGGTGCAACCACGGAGCAACTTCTTCTGGAGAAGTCCTGCAAATAGCTCCTTTATTGTGCGTGACTGGTCTGCAGAAAGGCCAACAGAGCAATGCACAAAGCCATCAGCATCCTGAAGCTCATCGAAGCCATCAAAAATAAGAAGCACCTTTTCAGGATTGCAAAGGATATATTTGAAAACTTCCTCACTGTTCTCTTGTGGCTTAAGAAATAGCTGGAAAAGCAGGTCTTTTAAACTATAGCGTCTTCCGGGGAGGTTCATTTTTCTGCATTTGAACCGAAAGACAAATGTGAACTCGGAAAATTTTCCACTGGACCAATCTTGGCACACCTTCTTTACAAGAACACTTTTACCCGTTCCAGCCTGTCCCAGCAAAGCAatcctttttgtctctctctgctTTCCTCTTGCCATTTTAAACAGATCAGATTTATCAATAGCCATTCTTTCTCTTTCGAAAGAATCATAAAGACAGAGCTCTTTCTCTACAGCTTTAGCTGCACTTTTCCCAGTTTTGGGTTTAATTTGGCTTTCCACCAGGCTCACTTCAGTATAAAGACTGTCGAGAGTGATGTTGTCCTTTTTCGTCAAAAATTTGCATTTGTCTCTGAAATGTTCCTTGAGTAAAGTATGGTAAGTGTCTACAGAttctaggagaaaaaaaaaattttgcattGAGAAACAGAATAAAGGTGCACACAATATTAATCTATGGTGTTTGTTTACCATGACAAAATTGAGTATAATATTTTTCCTGGAAAATAAATTACCTGTAAATATAGCATTATAAAAACCTGAGGGAAGGGGAGGTAGAATTTTCAAAGGGATTTGCCCTGGAAActaaagggctcataatcaaaacaaaaatatgtctaaaaacctgcccaagttggcacttggatgacctaaaagacgtccaagtgccgataatcaaattgggtttttagatgtatccggagactttttaggcctctgaatcctgctgagAGCCCAGAGCTGAAAGAAGCGTTTCTGgaagagtggtgagggcgggatttgagtAGGACGTGGGCCAACCtaaacttagtcgtcctgcagggataatcaaaagtttgacaaagctgcctagatggaacttatacgttgtgacttaggtgatctaaaaccaGATATAATTGCCCCAAAGGtaaccaaagtgaccagataaccactgaagggacaaagtaaagattcccccacccccaaccctcaTGTTCACTGACTCCGTCGCACTCCCATAAAGAAACATATatacctgtctccggaacatcagcacctggcataagaaagcctagtagagctgcacagaggtggcttaaatacTCTGGGGGGTCGgatagtaaaccatagagagaaggacccaggcccataagccactctaaaccactgcatttatggtattaagtgtgagcccaccaaaccccccccccaaaccttactgtactgccatataggtgtcacctgcagccataagggcttttggggttgtagacaggaggGTATAAtgagttttgggggggctcaccataacctataagttctggtgagatgtttatgtggcaccctttttgggaagttcacagcagtgccctgtaaggtgctccatTGCTGTGTTGCCATATCTGTgtagccagtccatcactttgcccctcccatgtccaaaaggttttgttctaggcatatgggacttggatgattttttggacaagaatgtgtTATAGACATActagcggtctggacaatcaaatggctggatgtagaagaagatttttggaaaaaaatattttggacatacaggtactttgagaatggacattttgctgctgccaactttgggtgactagcgctcTACGTCCAAATCAgatttagatgtttcttttgattatggccctctaaGGGTccaatattaaaaggatttatgctcctaacttccctcccccccttttacaaaactatagtacggtttttagcactggctgcggcggtaacagcgccgacactcataggaattctatgagcaactCACTTTAAGATCTAAACCCAACAGCTTATTATCTTTGTCTAGGATGGTAATCAAATGAAGGAGACAAGGGTTCAGACTCACTTGGTATTTCAACAGCTTTCTCCGAATTAAGCAGGGATGCTTGCGTCTGATGGCCAGACATGTCTAAATCTGgaagaaaaaagtaaaaattacCATCCTCTCAAATACACACATGGGACTGAATTCTATATGTGGCTAACAAACTGGTGTAGAAAAAAACCCACCTAGGTGctcttctataaatggcgcctaaaattaggcatggtTTTATAGAACAATGCTTCTGCAACTAATTTTAGATGCAACCATTTGCACCAGCAGAAATGTGGTCCAAAAccttgtgcctaaagttaggcatggatgcTCCTTAGTTTATAATTACATGTGTAACTTTGAGGAAAGCCCCCAATCCACCCATGACCCTTCCaattccatgcccccttttttgtgCCTTGGGTAAATTTTAGGCGCAGATTCCACACCAATATctatatacattaaaattaaaatcaattaatgctaataattgcTTGCTGAGATCCATTCTTTTATGACTTCTTACCTATACTATTGTAACGCATCATATCAAGGAATTACTCAAAGGGAGTTACAAAGATTACATATTatttcaaaacactgcagttaaaCTCCTCTCAAAGGCCAAAATATATGGGTCACGTCACTTCTTTATTATATAAggcgcattggttaccagtcaaagAGAgagtgatttttaaaattttatttctcaCATTTAAAGTTAGGCAAAATAATTCTCCATTTGTGCTGCGTGCAAACATTGGGGCGGAATTATCGgcacgcatttgacgggtcaccggaAATGGACACCATAAAAATTAGACAGGTAATTTTCAGCTTGTGGCAGGCAGCATGGTGATTGTCAACTGCCAGCGCTGACCCCAGGTATTCAGTGCTGGGCTGTTTCTAGTATGCAACATTGAATAGATTGGTTTTCTGGGTAGGCGCCTAACCCAAGGCATCTACCagaaagtaagcatggttaggggtgaATCGTGAGCGTATTTGGCATGTAgatgcctaaagtggacttaagCGTCAAtatttaggccatgaaaaccctggcaATAAATAGGGTGTGCCAACGATTCAGGCACCTAAATCCACTTTAGATgccactaagcacgattctatgcACAGCGCCTAACTTAAGACTAACGTGCACTATGTGTAGCGTTCCTCGGTGCCTGTgttttaggtgccgtttatagaatcaggacctaactGGGCATCAGCTAGCACATAAAGATAGAATAGCGGTTCTATCTATGCGCTAACCTTTCCTGGTCAGCAAATTATCATCGATACATAATTGCCAATTAGATGCCAATTTAGTCCTAATTAGCAAatgaacccccctcctttacaaaaccgcgctagcgtttttagcacaggctgcagcggtaacagctatGACGCTTattgaattcctataagcgtccgagctgttactgccacagccagcgctaaaaacgctagcgcagctttgtaaaggagggagtaagTTGCACACATAAGTGACGCTATTATATaaccatgtaatgtaatgtaatttatgtaatttatttcttatataccgctaaactccgttaggattctaagcggtttacagaaaaatagacaatagggtgcattaaaattataagtaaaataggtacttagaaattcccttactgtcccgaaggctcacaatctaactaaagtacctggaaaaatgacaattagtagagtaatgaagaaataaaatagagaatagatgatatttcaatatttattattttaatattttattgggtATCTATTAATCAtaaacattaatttatttattcatttagttttttatatttggtatttattaatttttgtgatttttgttttgtttggataagttggaaattttatataataagttttaatgtctataatgaaaaatgatattagttatataatataatttattattttcaagatttcattttatggtaattttaagtaatgattttaattgaattcattattttaagattttattatagTATGAATTGATAGTTTGCTGGTTGGGGATTTCTTTCGATTTCCTGGTCTTTATGTGTGCTGTCATTCACTTATATTTGTTATGGGGGATGGGTGTGGGAGGGTATATAGGGGTTTTAAGGGAGGGTAATTGGATGTGTAATTGGgataatttatatataagaattaaaatcatttcaggtcattttctttggttccttaaaataaatataaatataaatgtattttaaaatgtattcgttgaatgttaatggactcaatcaccctataaagaaaaagaaagccttatcttttcttaaaagacagggggcagatatttatttcctgcaagaaactcatttatctgcattagaatcaagtaagctggaagggggttgggttaaacagtgtttttttgcccctgctgtaggcaaaaaagctggtgtggctatcttgatacataaaaaatgtatggctacTTTTACTATGTTATCTATGGATCCTTTcggaagatgggtccaagtaaaaatgagctcagggaaagataccttgatactgttcaatatctatgcacctaatttgaatcaatctgagttttttaaaaaccttcaacaaataattttaccatcatcttcctccaatttaattttggcaggggactttaatgcagtaatggaccctattttagataaaaagcctagtaaaattttaaaatctttaggattagataatttgataaattcttgtggtttaaaagatatttggaggatttttcatttcaatgatcaggaattttcattttattcccatgttcacaaatcattttctagaattgattattttttcgtttcagataatttagtacagaaggttaagaaggcgaatatagattcaattatactttcagatcatgggggtatttggattgattttgagatagatgaacaagaaaataatagacctgtttggaggtttaataatacattgctagcagattccaattttatagaaaaatttaagttaaaaataagtgaattttttcagtttaatgaatcagaagaaatgtctcaggaaattttatgggatgcctttaaagctaccttgagaggacacataatttcgtactcagcatatgttagaaaacaattaaataaagattttttaattttagaacaaaatattagaaaattggaaattaaattaaaggaaaaatgggaacaaagtatttatcagaatttgctaaaagtaaaatttagatacAATGAGATATCATCACAATTGGCTAGAACGGAGTTTGTGTCCTataaggcattgtattatggaacctcaaataaggcgggaagattactagctaactatttaaaagcaaaaaaaaggaaagctaatataatggctatttcagatgataatggaataattcattctcaaattaaaaatattttacaacaatttttgaaattttatgaaagcttgtattcttctgagcattattttaataaagagaaagatggttttgaatttttaaagttgattaatggccctaaagttcctgatcatatgaaagaaaatctcgaagcacctataacacaaaaagaaattcagagggctttaaagtcccttagagttggatccgctccaggaagtgatggatatatggtagaattttttaactcttttcaaactattttgttaccccatcttttcaaattatatcagtttcaactaaataaaggttgtattacaggtactatggcagaagctttaacaatagttttgcctaagccaaacagagatcccatgttggtttcaaactataggcctatttctttgattaatgttgatgggaaattgttagctaaaatattggctttgcgtttgaataaggctctcccttatattattggtatgcatcaaacaggttttgttgctcaaagacattcttcaaataacaccagattaacttttcatattttacatttaacaaaggatatgaaagatccggctttctctgtttctttagatgcagagaaagcatttgatcgggtagaatggacttttatgtatcaagcaatggattggtttggtattggttctcgatttatacaaatgattcaatccctgtatagctccccatctgctagattatatataaataatactttttcagaaaggttctttttagaaaggggagttagacagggttgtccattatctcctttgttatttgatattgttttggaacctctacttttagctattcaacaatcaaaggagatagaaggtattccttatgcagatcgggaatataaaatttctgcttatgcagatgatattttgattcatttgagaaatccggagtcaaccattccacatttattggatttgattgataaatttggaaaattttcaagttataaaataaattggaataaatcagaaattcttccactaaatgtacattgtataaaaggcttatttgattcgtttcagtttagttggaagaaagatggaataaaatatttaggaatttggataaaaagtacattggaagaaataatgaaggtaaatgaaaaatccttattactaaaagttacagaattgtgtgagcaatggaatcctttgcatatttcttggtgggggagagtgcaaacagtaaagatgatgattttgcctatagtttgttaccaaatgagtatgttaccagtttattttcaagagtccttttacaaaaaattaaataatattttgacaaaatttgtttggcttgggaaaaaaccaagaattgctttagtatcgttgcaaaaatcaattgtggagggtggggtaaattttccaaacttttataggtaccatcaagcctatatattgcgtcaaggtatgtattggatcctccctgagcttattgatcatcaaccagattggttatatttggaacggaatttggtgtcccctatgagacttccacatgtattaagtatcagatttcataaatatgctaaggacaatataattttattggatacttggaaaactattaaatttattgataaattaacagaggtaccaataatgaaatctactttacagtccttatggttaaactccaagattcaaataggcggtgctggaatcgcttggaagaattggatgcaggcaaatattaggacattagatgatcttatttctaatggtaatctgcttgagttttcacaactgcagcattcatttggtatttcaaacactcaacaatataggtgcttgcagttgaagcaggctattcagatggggttccctgaatggaaaaatttgaaaacttattttagcttgcaaatcctttgctaccaaacagatttaataggacatcaggctgcccagtggtataaattgatttctggatttttaaataaaaaactaaaaaatagtcttagagatatttggagtatcgagttaaaacaacatatttctgtttctcgttggccacgaatctggacttggagattaagatgtacaatgtcagcatctatgagacaaacatggttgtttttattacatagaattttttggactccagttaggttgaataaagtagatagttctaaatctaatagatgttggcattgtcatattgatattgggactttggatcatcttttatttttttgtccattgatacttggcttttggaagtcgatttgggggcaaattaataatattcttcaatcctctattcctttgacatatgaagcaataatttttggaacgattctgcatgataaacccactttggatagaaataatagtcgccttttcatgatcttatcaggaataggggttcaaatgatcacatctaattggaaaaatcatgttaggattaattttagtttttggtgggcaactgtatgtacaacatataaatatgaaaagattatggcagagcgtttagggtttgttaaatcctttaaggggatttggggtccattaactaattttgtcacattataattaaagtgattcctttttctttatgttagattcctttgcacatccagggtgggtgggggggtgtattatttatttagaggtataaatttcataatattctataatattgatgagtataatataatatcattactgttataggttaagaagggatttaaaatttttattgtaatatttctgatgttaatagtgtattttcatatagttgttttgtttttttttcgatttttcaaatgtatacattgtcaagttcaaaatatcaataaagaaataaaaaaagaaaaaaaaagaaaataaacattctaataagactacaatgatctaaaggactttgaaaggttgaaaaaagaggggagataagaatagatgcagccACGTAACCATtgttttacttttagcttttactTTTGAGAATGGCgttcttttctttta contains:
- the CIITA gene encoding MHC class II transactivator isoform X2, translating into MKSVGFPENSSLGLCSGDTDPLLLLEEAELLPDLDNENLTFEPFHSLDLCYDSAEKPYEDAEYSGIDIVEYILEDKQNGLLEEMLDGIDSSNKECCAEQKIRKCKKRSFLTKLKTQPEASQPKRRKPGPKTVVKIKPYPKIEKSTKGSGYQYFPTGTCSPRILPSAPGLLSAVPVQLSFVSPSPVGKTFVTPVASANPIMTLSTRGISVVPTYTSIPQQIVKLSPGNSVSHLVICTTPPVQGAAQLITPVFPVSIPKAAASRISAVMLSGDTTVSSTLASPDGRASPSPFAPSAADLPNLPEPARVDHCGLSDLDMSGHQTQASLLNSEKAVEIPKSVDTYHTLLKEHFRDKCKFLTKKDNITLDSLYTEVSLVESQIKPKTGKSAAKAVEKELCLYDSFERERMAIDKSDLFKMARGKQRETKRIALLGQAGTGKSVLVKKVCQDWSSGKFSEFTFVFRFKCRKMNLPGRRYSLKDLLFQLFLKPQENSEEVFKYILCNPEKVLLIFDGFDELQDADGFVHCSVGLSADQSRTIKELFAGLLQKKLLRGCTILITAMPKDKFSHYLARVDKIVETIGFSPPQIEEYFEKHFKMSPHCTHAVKLIKECQYLFSYCFNPFLCNLICCLCKNKFHADQKLPVTLTSLFLKDLQQTLVDTTANPTSDQVGNQQCIAKLARIALTFGQKHQQILRYNQFPSEEVKDFALKYGFMLPFCTHPENGCKELGGVFCNSVAQTFWGALHLTLSTDVKDKNFMKYISLEARKKRPQDSWQDMVRRFLSGLLFLKIELYLNFSSKSNIKSIITRKQKIVSKYLRELETTELGPSKLLELCHCVYETQNRHLIQHLASTLPAELVFLATRLTPPDVFVLQYILKSSTKKFSLDLRNSVIDLYGLKQLVNVDNVVLFRAPLSDTVKLLESLQETGEHELLRRSIEKFTIDPFKAKTMKDITDLTALVHVQENMQKGVQDINEIPAIKALKKLEFTLGSIHGPEGFLKLAEILPAFSSLQHLDLDENNIGNRGVDKLSDVFPKLTLLKMLNLAQNNITDEGAKKLMKGLPSLSSLQILCLYNNYICDEGAEGIAEILPVMKSLKELALQYNRITDLGAQKITESLKRCTQITSVLMWNPAIPHGVLEHLQQKDSRIKF
- the CIITA gene encoding MHC class II transactivator isoform X1 translates to MKSVGFPENSSLGLCSGDTDPLLLLEEAELLPDLDNENLTFEPFHSLDLCYDSAEKPYEDAEYSGIDIVEYILEDKQNGLLEEMLDGIDSSNKECCAEQKIRKCKKRSFLTKLKTQPEASQPKRRKPGPKTVVKIKPYPKIEKSTKVGSGYQYFPTGTCSPRILPSAPGLLSAVPVQLSFVSPSPVGKTFVTPVASANPIMTLSTRGISVVPTYTSIPQQIVKLSPGNSVSHLVICTTPPVQGAAQLITPVFPVSIPKAAASRISAVMLSGDTTVSSTLASPDGRASPSPFAPSAADLPNLPEPARVDHCGLSDLDMSGHQTQASLLNSEKAVEIPKSVDTYHTLLKEHFRDKCKFLTKKDNITLDSLYTEVSLVESQIKPKTGKSAAKAVEKELCLYDSFERERMAIDKSDLFKMARGKQRETKRIALLGQAGTGKSVLVKKVCQDWSSGKFSEFTFVFRFKCRKMNLPGRRYSLKDLLFQLFLKPQENSEEVFKYILCNPEKVLLIFDGFDELQDADGFVHCSVGLSADQSRTIKELFAGLLQKKLLRGCTILITAMPKDKFSHYLARVDKIVETIGFSPPQIEEYFEKHFKMSPHCTHAVKLIKECQYLFSYCFNPFLCNLICCLCKNKFHADQKLPVTLTSLFLKDLQQTLVDTTANPTSDQVGNQQCIAKLARIALTFGQKHQQILRYNQFPSEEVKDFALKYGFMLPFCTHPENGCKELGGVFCNSVAQTFWGALHLTLSTDVKDKNFMKYISLEARKKRPQDSWQDMVRRFLSGLLFLKIELYLNFSSKSNIKSIITRKQKIVSKYLRELETTELGPSKLLELCHCVYETQNRHLIQHLASTLPAELVFLATRLTPPDVFVLQYILKSSTKKFSLDLRNSVIDLYGLKQLVNVDNVVLFRAPLSDTVKLLESLQETGEHELLRRSIEKFTIDPFKAKTMKDITDLTALVHVQENMQKGVQDINEIPAIKALKKLEFTLGSIHGPEGFLKLAEILPAFSSLQHLDLDENNIGNRGVDKLSDVFPKLTLLKMLNLAQNNITDEGAKKLMKGLPSLSSLQILCLYNNYICDEGAEGIAEILPVMKSLKELALQYNRITDLGAQKITESLKRCTQITSVLMWNPAIPHGVLEHLQQKDSRIKF